A genomic window from Astatotilapia calliptera chromosome 12, fAstCal1.2, whole genome shotgun sequence includes:
- the LOC113033920 gene encoding zinc finger protein 37-like isoform X1, with protein MYPVQSMRKFVCDRLTAAAQEILGAFEKRVEEYESEIARQRRLLDTVFTPEIKLQDKDLANTSLSQQQSDSTVQPDITRIKDEHEEMCISQERQQLKQQQAPAAPKVTPASTDQSVHSDQSQPSGPDQTNPAASNDPKPSVPNEEERDRESSPVPPPDDDNHFFCHNSDKGESQADITCNYGSETPTRGDTDTSSAITAAQPLDKENNDVGSTANSGTEEGQVCTNESNEPASDRSCNIENTSSTSNSELTPTVRCNSETTSAMSTEPTPNKKHIDENETSTATAGLTTNTKQSGDYTTSTKSTEQTLTKSPTETRCPDVTPHEKHDQASPPLKGNGEPAANKSSHDGESSSSVSLYEKSSGKKTSATSDEYASRKKHSKKKTSRSTDLAASRKLKDGKMSSNTTPQLMPNEKHKDWDANDVTEPSPDFTCHDISMESTEPIQNKTSDHEQVASNESPVQAEPTEGNTSSISSPDLAQKKQSEGKLASPSNTEMAQSKNSNSDEATLAESTETSPNKMPGDETTSTTSTSSRKLTHQRTLSTRSRDLTKQKKHRHRDAKSSSSKEAALLKRQNDGSATSGGSTDPTQRKRHKDQSGESTQTTEARHSKRNNNGSKKSSGSTDPTQKKRHRESEKRLKASSQNDGGNAKDEENPYKCDRCGKVMSNFKNYKFHMKSHTVEKTFKCETCGKMFRESWDLNKHLVIHSAEKPFKCDVCGNGFNRRYNLDLHARVHTGEKPYKCSTCGKSFSACVNMKKHMRIHTGEKPYTCNECGKEFADSSAFKNHLRVHTGEKPFKCTYCKKKFATNTTLKRHTRTHTGERPYKCTVCDKAFSHKTDLKGHMRMHTGEKPYKCTSCGEQFSTWLKLHKHKERAHASESEKPAK; from the exons ATGTATCCCGTTCAAAGCATGCGTAAGTTTGTCTGTGATCGACTAACAGCAGCTGCCCAAGAAATACTGGGAGCGTTTGAAAAGAGAGTAGAAGAGTACGAGTCAGAAATCGCACGTCAACGCAGGCTGCTGGATACGGTGTTCACACCGGAGATAAAGTTGCAGGATAAAG ATCTTGCAAATACTTCTTTGagtcagcagcagagtgactcCACTGTTCAGCCTGATATTACACGGATTAAAGATGAGCATGAGGAAATGTGCATCAGTCAGGAACGACAGCAGCTCAAACAGCAGCAGGCGCCTGCTGCTCCTAAGGTGACTCCAGCTTCAACTGATCAAAGTGTCCACAGTGATCAGTCTCAGCCTTCAGGTCCTGACCAAACGAATCCTGCTGCAAGTAATGATCCCAAACCCAGTGTCCCTAATGAAGAGGAACGTGACAGAGAGAGTTCTCCAGTACCACCTCCAGATGATGACAACCACTTCTTCTGTCACAACTCAGATAAAGGGGAGAGTCAAGCTGACATAACTTGTAACTATGGAAGTGAAACACCAACAAGAGGCGATACGGACACATCATCAGCTATTACAGCAGCGCAGCCGTTAGATAAGGAAAACAATGATGTGGGCAGCACAGCAAACAGTGGTACAGAGGAAGGACAGGTGTGTACCAATGAGAGCAATGAGCCAGCATCAGATAGAAGTTGTAACATTGAAAACACATCATCAACCAGTAATTCTGAGTTAACACCTACTGTAAGATGTAATAGTGAGACCACATCAGCTATGAGTACTGAGCCAACACCGAACAAGAAACATATAGATGAGAATGAAACGTCAACTGCAACTGCTGGCCTAACGACTAACACAAAACAAAGTGGTGACTACACAACATCTACAAAAAGCACTGAACAAACACTAACAAAGAGCCCAACAGAAACTAGATGCCCCGATGTAACGCCACATGAGAAACACGATCAAGCGAGCCCCCCGTTAAAAGGGAATGGTGAGCCAGCGGCAAATAAGTCAAGTCACGATGGGGAATCAAGCTCATCTGTCAGCCTATATGAAAAAAGCAGTGGTAAGAAAACATCAGCTACAAGTGATGAGTATGCATCTAGAAAGaaacacagcaagaaaaaaacaagcagaagtaCTGATTTAGCTGCAAGTAGGAAACTCAAAGATGGAAAAATGTCATCAAATACAACTCCTCAGTTAATGCCAAATGAGAAGCATAAAGACTGGGACGCAAATGATGTCACTGAGCCTTCACCAGACTTTACATGTCACGACATATCAATGGAAAGTACTGAGCCAATTCAAAATAAGACTAGTGACCATGAACAGGTAGCATCAAATGAAAGTCCAGTTCAGGCAGAACCCACTGAGGGGAACACATCCTCAATTTCAAGTCCTGACCTAGCACAAAAGAAGCAGAGTGAAGGAAAACTAGCTTCTCCTTCAAACACGGAAATGGCACAAAGTAAGAATTCTAACAGTGACGAAGCCACATTGGCCGAAAGTACAGAAACATCGCCAAATAAGATGCCTGGTGATGAGACTACAAGTACTACGTCAACCTCAAGTAGGAAACTTACACATCAGAGAACATTATCAACCAGAAGCAGggatttaacaaaacaaaagaagcatAGACATAGAGACGCAAAGTCTTCAAGTAGTAAGGAAGCAGCACTGCTGAAAAGACAAAATGATGGGAGCGCAACATCAGGAGGAAGCACCGACCCAACACAACGGAAAAGACATAAGGATCAGAGTGGGGAATCCACCCAAACTACAGAGGCAAGACACAGTAAGAGAAACAACAATGGGAGCAAAAAATCAAGTGGAAGTACTGATCCAACACAAAAGAAGAGACATAGGGAAAGTGAAAAACGCTTAAAAGCATCAAGCCAGAATGATGGTGGTAATGCCAAAGATGAGGAAAATCCTTACAAGTGTGACCGGTGTGGCAAAGTGATGTCCAACttcaaaaactacaaatttcATATGAAGAGCCACACAGTTGAGAAGACGTTCAAATGTGAGACTTGTGGCAAGATGTTCCGGGAAAGTtgggatttaaataaacatttagtgatTCATTCAGCCGAGAAACCCTTCAAGTGCGACGTCTGTGGAAACGGGTTCAACCGACGTTATAATCTCGACCTGCACGCCAGGGTTCACACTGGGGAAAAGCCTTACAAATGTAGCACCTGCGGGAAAAGCTTCAGCGCCTGTGTGAACATGAAGAAGCACATGCGAATCCACACCGGTGAGAAGCCTTACACTTGCAACGAGTGCGGTAAAGAGTTTGCGGATTCTTCTGCTTTCAAGAATCATTTGCGAGTGCACACGGGGGAAAAGCCCTTCAAGTGTACCTACTGCAAGAAAAAATTTGCTACCAACACGACTTTGAAAAGGCACACCAGAACACATACAGGTGAAAGACCGTATAAATGCACCGTGTGTGATAAGGCGTTCAGTCACAAAACCGACCTGAAAGGACACATGAGGATGCACACTGGCGAGAAGCCCTACAAATGCACTAGTTGTGGGGAACAGTTCTCCACCTGGTTAAAACTTCATAAGCATAAAGAGCGTGCACATGCAAGCGAATCAGAAAAACCCGCCAAATAA
- the LOC113033920 gene encoding zinc finger protein 436-like isoform X2, translating to MCISQERQQLKQQQAPAAPKVTPASTDQSVHSDQSQPSGPDQTNPAASNDPKPSVPNEEERDRESSPVPPPDDDNHFFCHNSDKGESQADITCNYGSETPTRGDTDTSSAITAAQPLDKENNDVGSTANSGTEEGQVCTNESNEPASDRSCNIENTSSTSNSELTPTVRCNSETTSAMSTEPTPNKKHIDENETSTATAGLTTNTKQSGDYTTSTKSTEQTLTKSPTETRCPDVTPHEKHDQASPPLKGNGEPAANKSSHDGESSSSVSLYEKSSGKKTSATSDEYASRKKHSKKKTSRSTDLAASRKLKDGKMSSNTTPQLMPNEKHKDWDANDVTEPSPDFTCHDISMESTEPIQNKTSDHEQVASNESPVQAEPTEGNTSSISSPDLAQKKQSEGKLASPSNTEMAQSKNSNSDEATLAESTETSPNKMPGDETTSTTSTSSRKLTHQRTLSTRSRDLTKQKKHRHRDAKSSSSKEAALLKRQNDGSATSGGSTDPTQRKRHKDQSGESTQTTEARHSKRNNNGSKKSSGSTDPTQKKRHRESEKRLKASSQNDGGNAKDEENPYKCDRCGKVMSNFKNYKFHMKSHTVEKTFKCETCGKMFRESWDLNKHLVIHSAEKPFKCDVCGNGFNRRYNLDLHARVHTGEKPYKCSTCGKSFSACVNMKKHMRIHTGEKPYTCNECGKEFADSSAFKNHLRVHTGEKPFKCTYCKKKFATNTTLKRHTRTHTGERPYKCTVCDKAFSHKTDLKGHMRMHTGEKPYKCTSCGEQFSTWLKLHKHKERAHASESEKPAK from the coding sequence ATGTGCATCAGTCAGGAACGACAGCAGCTCAAACAGCAGCAGGCGCCTGCTGCTCCTAAGGTGACTCCAGCTTCAACTGATCAAAGTGTCCACAGTGATCAGTCTCAGCCTTCAGGTCCTGACCAAACGAATCCTGCTGCAAGTAATGATCCCAAACCCAGTGTCCCTAATGAAGAGGAACGTGACAGAGAGAGTTCTCCAGTACCACCTCCAGATGATGACAACCACTTCTTCTGTCACAACTCAGATAAAGGGGAGAGTCAAGCTGACATAACTTGTAACTATGGAAGTGAAACACCAACAAGAGGCGATACGGACACATCATCAGCTATTACAGCAGCGCAGCCGTTAGATAAGGAAAACAATGATGTGGGCAGCACAGCAAACAGTGGTACAGAGGAAGGACAGGTGTGTACCAATGAGAGCAATGAGCCAGCATCAGATAGAAGTTGTAACATTGAAAACACATCATCAACCAGTAATTCTGAGTTAACACCTACTGTAAGATGTAATAGTGAGACCACATCAGCTATGAGTACTGAGCCAACACCGAACAAGAAACATATAGATGAGAATGAAACGTCAACTGCAACTGCTGGCCTAACGACTAACACAAAACAAAGTGGTGACTACACAACATCTACAAAAAGCACTGAACAAACACTAACAAAGAGCCCAACAGAAACTAGATGCCCCGATGTAACGCCACATGAGAAACACGATCAAGCGAGCCCCCCGTTAAAAGGGAATGGTGAGCCAGCGGCAAATAAGTCAAGTCACGATGGGGAATCAAGCTCATCTGTCAGCCTATATGAAAAAAGCAGTGGTAAGAAAACATCAGCTACAAGTGATGAGTATGCATCTAGAAAGaaacacagcaagaaaaaaacaagcagaagtaCTGATTTAGCTGCAAGTAGGAAACTCAAAGATGGAAAAATGTCATCAAATACAACTCCTCAGTTAATGCCAAATGAGAAGCATAAAGACTGGGACGCAAATGATGTCACTGAGCCTTCACCAGACTTTACATGTCACGACATATCAATGGAAAGTACTGAGCCAATTCAAAATAAGACTAGTGACCATGAACAGGTAGCATCAAATGAAAGTCCAGTTCAGGCAGAACCCACTGAGGGGAACACATCCTCAATTTCAAGTCCTGACCTAGCACAAAAGAAGCAGAGTGAAGGAAAACTAGCTTCTCCTTCAAACACGGAAATGGCACAAAGTAAGAATTCTAACAGTGACGAAGCCACATTGGCCGAAAGTACAGAAACATCGCCAAATAAGATGCCTGGTGATGAGACTACAAGTACTACGTCAACCTCAAGTAGGAAACTTACACATCAGAGAACATTATCAACCAGAAGCAGggatttaacaaaacaaaagaagcatAGACATAGAGACGCAAAGTCTTCAAGTAGTAAGGAAGCAGCACTGCTGAAAAGACAAAATGATGGGAGCGCAACATCAGGAGGAAGCACCGACCCAACACAACGGAAAAGACATAAGGATCAGAGTGGGGAATCCACCCAAACTACAGAGGCAAGACACAGTAAGAGAAACAACAATGGGAGCAAAAAATCAAGTGGAAGTACTGATCCAACACAAAAGAAGAGACATAGGGAAAGTGAAAAACGCTTAAAAGCATCAAGCCAGAATGATGGTGGTAATGCCAAAGATGAGGAAAATCCTTACAAGTGTGACCGGTGTGGCAAAGTGATGTCCAACttcaaaaactacaaatttcATATGAAGAGCCACACAGTTGAGAAGACGTTCAAATGTGAGACTTGTGGCAAGATGTTCCGGGAAAGTtgggatttaaataaacatttagtgatTCATTCAGCCGAGAAACCCTTCAAGTGCGACGTCTGTGGAAACGGGTTCAACCGACGTTATAATCTCGACCTGCACGCCAGGGTTCACACTGGGGAAAAGCCTTACAAATGTAGCACCTGCGGGAAAAGCTTCAGCGCCTGTGTGAACATGAAGAAGCACATGCGAATCCACACCGGTGAGAAGCCTTACACTTGCAACGAGTGCGGTAAAGAGTTTGCGGATTCTTCTGCTTTCAAGAATCATTTGCGAGTGCACACGGGGGAAAAGCCCTTCAAGTGTACCTACTGCAAGAAAAAATTTGCTACCAACACGACTTTGAAAAGGCACACCAGAACACATACAGGTGAAAGACCGTATAAATGCACCGTGTGTGATAAGGCGTTCAGTCACAAAACCGACCTGAAAGGACACATGAGGATGCACACTGGCGAGAAGCCCTACAAATGCACTAGTTGTGGGGAACAGTTCTCCACCTGGTTAAAACTTCATAAGCATAAAGAGCGTGCACATGCAAGCGAATCAGAAAAACCCGCCAAATAA
- the LOC113033923 gene encoding zinc finger protein 501-like — translation MCNKAIMPSVQHFRQFFNERLAAAAEEIFSAFEKTILEYEEEISRQRRLLDIVCKPAVKLPRIELPHQLACKEEEVLASDQQPIFQERNPRLDQEVKEELCASQDREHLVLKQETDTCIVPLTYEKGDNAEDQTLRLIPSELVSATEKHSLVKISIKTSEEAELNTNHQLFSHSSYLSKSPDKEDEPEDCMSIGNAETKPQKISHKGNHIHNPAMLMNYCKTHASKKSFKCDTCGKTFPFNSKLIRHLRIHTGVRPYSCNICGKRFNQTSILNVHKRIHTGERPYSCNICGKRFNQTSILNVHKRTHTGEKPFSCNICGKRFNQKSILDAHVRIHTGEKPFSCKTCGKCLRSRSTLLVHMKKTHGRATVFLQNM, via the exons ATGTGTAACAAGGCAATAATGccttcagttcagcattttagacagtttttcaacgaGCGactagctgctgctgctgaagaaaTATTCAGCGCTTTTGAAAAAACTATCCTCGAGTACGAAGAAGAGATCAGCCGTCAGCGCAGGCTGCTGGACATCGTCTGCAAACCTGCGGTGAAGTTACCCAGGATAG AGCTCCCACATCAGCTTGCCTGTAAAGAGGAGGAGGTTCTTGCCTCTGACCAGCAGCCCATTTTCCAGGAGAGGAACCCCAGGTTGGATCAAGAGGTTAAAGAGGAACTCTGCGCTAGTCAGGACAGAGAGCATCTTGTACTGAAGCAGGAGACTGATACTTGCATTGTGCCTCTTACTTATGAGAAAGGTGACAACGCTGAAGATCAGACTTTGAGATTGATTCCGAGTGAATTAGTAAGtgcaacagaaaaacattcCTTAGTCAAAATATCTATTAAAACCTCAGAGGAAGCAGAGCTAAATACCAACCACCAGCTCTTTTCTCACAGTTCCTATTTATCTAAAAGCCCTGACAAAGAAGACGAGCCTGAGGATTGTATGTCAATTGGAAATGCAGAGACAAAACCACAGAAGATAAGTCACAAAGGCAATCATATACATAATCCTGCAATGTTGATGAATTACTGTAAAACACACGCAAGCAAAAAGTCTTTCAAATGTGACACTTGTGGAAAAACATTTCCATTTAATTCCAAATTAATCAGACACCTGCGAATCCACACGGGCGTGAGGCCATATTCTTGCAACATCTGTGGTAAAAGATTCAATCAGACATCCATACTGAACGTTCATAAACGAATCCACACAGGCGAGAGGCCGTATTCTTGCAACATTTGCGGAAAGAGATTTAACCAGACGTCAATACTGAACGTCCATAAAAGAACTCACACGGGCGAGAAGCCATTTTCTTGTAACATCTGTGGTAAAAGATTTAATCAGAAGTCAATACTGGATGCTCATGTCAGAATCCACACAGGCGAGAAGCCCTTTTCTTGCAAAACATGCGGGAAATGTCTCAGGAGTCGTTCTACTCTGTTGgttcacatgaaaaaaacacaCGGGCGAGCAACCGTATTCTTGCAAAATATGTGA